AGATATTGATCGTGCACGCGCCGCTTGCTCGAGCGCCGAACTCTTGCTTGAGACAATGCWGAAACAATCAATGTTGAGTCTGTGCCACATTTTCAATTTTGCCTAAATCAAAAAGGGAAAAAGTTAACCATCAAATTCATCAGGCTATGGTGTGACGTGGGCCATTACAAGTGTTGTCTTTCTTACACATATAGtttctttggtgtgcttatcaatgcacaagtCCCTTTCCCCCCAACTCCTATTATCAAATACTTGTAAGCTAATATTAAGTCATGAAAGCTTTACTGCAAGTTAAGTTTTAAATGAATCAGTCTATGgtacaaatatatttttggtaTTTCCTCAAATATGGTACAGGTAATGAAGGGATGATGACACAAACTTTACAAGAGGGAGggaatcaaatttgattggaaacacattgaactttatatttttatttggtacatgaaaacttaagcaaYAAAGTACATTGTGTGTGCACCCAGTCATTGTGCACTGATTTGTATCCGCAACAAGTAAATTTGgtgtaaattttttttttttatgcagattttagaatattcgcatgaaaatctgacgccaattggatggaaacgtaGCTAGCGTTATGGTTTACATATGATAAATACAGACTCAACATAACTCTCATCCTGCTACTGTATTGTAACATTGGCGGATATACAAACAGATCTTTGTAGTAACAATAAAAACACATTAGATCAACGTAAGTGGACAGCATGTGCAAATATTGCTTTGAGGACTAGTAATGTCAGCTACACTTATGTCAGTGTTTCCCAATCCTCTACTTCGGGACAACCAGCCCACATTTTGGTTCAAGCCCTGCACTAACATATCTGAATAAACAAATCAAACCCCTTGACTagatgaatcaggtgtgtagtgcagCACTAAAACACAAATGTGGACTGTCCGTTGGTCCCTCAGTAAAGAGGGTTGGTAAACATCACTTCTCTTATTGCTACATTGCATGATGCATCTGTCCCTGGGATGTTTCTTGCATGGCAGAACAAGCTGAATCCTGTTTTGATCAAGGCTTGTTCCACATGGAAGTCCAATGGAGCCAGCAGTCTTGTCCTCTTATTTCACACATCTCATTTTTTATTATACTGGAAAACACAACAGATTGAGAACTTATCAAAGTTAGTCTTTCCACATACTGTTGTCTGATTTGTCAATTAAAATGAGTTTGAAAACAGCAAGGGCAATGCTCACTTTATCGAGAATCCAATCTGCATCTGATATAGCTCTTTGTATGATCAGTTGAATCCTCTCAGGATCGTCTTCGTCTGTGTGACTATTGTAACCCTAGTTTGATACAAAAAAAAGCTAATTGTTGACCAAGTGTGGCCATTATAACCTAGCTCTTTGTAACATTCAATACCATCAGATATGTCTAAGTTATACACTACGTAGCCTACACTGTAAGAACTGTAATGGGCTACAATCAGACTGTACCTGTCTTATAGCATGTTGATAATGTTGCTGCATTGCACGGGTTGGCAATTGCTTGCAACATCTAAGAAGGTAACGATACAGATGAACCGGTGTACGAACCAACTCAGCGCCTGGTAATGGGGGCATACTGCCCGTGCAGAATTACTTCCTCCTCAATATGCTCCTGTGAATAGCAGGACAATTAACTGGGCACATTTCAAGTAGTCTTAATTGCAGTCACACATTGATATTGTCAGAGCTCACAACGCCTAAAGACATGTTTAATGTTCCAAGAATAGCATTAACATGATGATCGAGCAATCTGCTGAGAAACGCAGCCCGACTGCAAAAAATACGATCTGCAACGCTCCTGCCCTACAAGACGTCAATAAATGAGATGTGCTTGCCTTTTTGGAAGCGTTTATCAATTAATTTTATGTGATCAATATCAATTGATACTGTTGTATAAGTTAATGATCAGATTCAGAATGTATGTTCAATTGTGACTGTAGACTTACTGGTAGCTTGCGGTTACTGTACTTCTTCACGACACTGGTGGCAGACAGGCAACTTCCGTTTTTCTTTGAATTAGCCTACTGTTCAAAGTAAAGTAGCGTTATGTCCACTGTCATTTTTWAAAAACAatattagttagtaaataaatccTTGTAAATGAATATGCATGCGGTAAAACTGTAATAGGCACGCATAAAAGTCGTCGTTAAATCGAGGTCGAGTTATAAAATATTTGTGTACTCTTTAAACCAACACTGACGGAAACTTAGAACATATAAACAGTTCCTGAATGCATATGGATATTCTGTCAATTATATTTTCAATGTAGGAAATTCattctgaatacattttttttgctcaTTCTAAAATATTCCAGATAAATATTCCATTCATAAATCAGAAAACATAGTGCACCATAATATTGGGCTATGGAAATAACATGTCTTGAAGAGAACAGAATGCAACAGGCTATAAACCTATTAATAATTGAGCAATAATCTCTTCAGGAATCTAAGACTTGGAATAACTTGAGCAATAATCTCTTCAGGAATCTAAGARWTGGAATAACCCAACACCCACAACATGTTGACACAGGTGCTTTCTACCTACGTAACAACGCAAACCACAACACCCCCACTGAATAACAGCATAAATCATCTTGCTCATCAACTGAAAGCTTTCATCCTCAGGTTTCAGAGGGCACTGTGCCATCTACAGAGAGAATCCTACTCTGTATCATAAAATACAACCCTAGTTTAATAGCTGCTTTGTGCAGTGTGAGGTGGTGATTGTGAGTCAACTTGACTGTCCGCACCCCAGTCCTGTTGGATGAGTCACAGGCGTCCAGCTGGTTTGCCACAAGCCCCTTGTTTCAGGGCACCTAGGCAAAGGTTTTCACAGTTCCGCTGTGTGTGCTGATGAATGGCCTCATTGTGAAGGGGAGAGAAAAACAGCAATGGAATGATAGAGACTGGCCACTGCAGGGAAACAAGAATCACCCCCGCCTGGCTGTCTGTGTGCCCTGTGCAGCGCTGCTGACACCTGACCCATCCACTCCATCAACACAGTCACTCCCACAGGATTCCCCTTTACCTCAGGTGAACACTCATGTTGCTGTCCCTTTTGACCCCCTGCCAGCCAAAATAAAAGGATTCTTGACAACAACCCTGAGAATTGACATTTTCTAAGCTATGAAATGACCTTTGAAAACAAGGGTACACTGTACAATGTCATattgaacaaaaaaaataaattaaaagtaTGTGGTCTAATCTAAATGTCTCCTTGTTCTGCTTCGGGAACACCGCAGGTGCTAATAGTGACTAGGAAATACCTGTTGTCTGTTACTGACTAGACCACCATATGCAGTGGGGAGTCAAAGACTCAgggtcccccccccctcccccagagtGGGTCAGTGTTcccgttacccccccccccctacgggTCAGTGATCCCCTTCCCCACTCCCCCGGCGGGGTCAGTgttcagagcctggacttgaatccgatcaaacatctctggagagaccttaaaatagctgtgcagcgcccatccaacctgacagagcttgagaggatctgcagagacgaatgggagaaactcaccaaatacaggtgcgccaagcttaTAGCATTATACataagactcaatgctgtaatcactgtctaaggtgcttcaacaaagtactgagtatagggtctggatacttatataaatgtgatatttcaggMTTTTTTAATtactaaaaaactgtttttgctttggcattatggggtattgtgtgtagattgaaggaaaaaaacaatgtaatcaattgtAGAATAACATAAAATGTCGGAAAAAATCAAGTAGTctaaatactttcccgaaggcagtatgtgtgtgtgtgtgtatgtgtgtgtgtgtatactcacTATATACCACACCCacagccgcccccccccccccgcgtccccccacacacaccaacaacacaagcacccccacacatactTCACACTCATcacatgctgctgctactttATTTGACTCGTTTtactatctatcctgatgcctagtcactttaccctagaGCTCTTCACGGATCCACTTGTACCCGAATACCCGAAACCCACTCCGGGACCTGATTGGGTCCGGATCCAGAATTCGAAATAACGTCATGGGTCTGTGTCGAATCTGATCTGATTGTCACGGGTATGTTTAATTTTAAGTGACTTGTCCAGAAGGACCCATATGAATCCGAACacgactgctgcagtagagagagagagaactttataatttatgctgctgctctttgcTTTTCACAAAAGGGGCATGagtagcttgttgttggccaacCACAAgtggcaataggctacagtcagagccTCCAAGTGGGGAAAACGTTAGCAGATKTctaaatcaatggaagatggaattaaaatggaataaaaaagttaaaggagaaggagaggctaCAACGACCAAAAGCCAACAGTTAGGCTGCTATTAATAGCTATGtcagctattagtctactatagtgcgagtcagcttggttggttgcggtctctcctctctccctccctgttccaTGTCACTCGCTCACACTCACAGTTGCCTAAACACACAGCACTGCCACTGCTAGAGCGtcacctctacctcctctcctttgCGCTTTATCAGTCCTGCAGCGCCCAGGGCAAGAGAAATTCGTTACACCCCATGATCTATAATACATTCATTACATACTGTATTCAACAGTCTAGGTaggttttcataattttccttccattcacaaacaaatacatttatctcactggagaaagtaTCTGAgtgagcaaaacagcgcccctctgtctctatgtgtaggccatctatctgatgctttCTGATCAtgaagagtatgacattgttgccgccgtagcattgaatgcaagggaagccagcgagcatttggcctcccttgataaaaaaagtatGAAATCATAGCCAATCAGCACTGAgataaactgagtgagctcaccTGTGAATGCTCCTGCGCACTAGAAAGggaaaaaagtgtcaagggaagccagtttggctTCACTCCGATCTCTTCGCATCAAGAGAAATATGTCTttaacagaaacaacttgaattMTttcatctcgttgtgttgtcctccggtgactggctggctagctaaagtggaccctttcctaaattagccatggatggagatagggatttggacttggaTACTGGCCAATtattataaaggtgattctgatccaaccataaattgaTAGATTGTGTCCCCGGACTGAGAGGATAGAAGTTCAAGATGTAGCTAGATGtcgaaggctaatgttaactagctaacgtcgcccatgaaaggaagttaggctagcgagcaagaattttagccaggtagtctagtacaacaaaaaataaaacatatactgtatgacagagtcataggcCGGTTTGTCAACATGTAAGAAAGGAGGATgtcattggcatttctctacaagtagagtgagcaaacatgtttttttctattttcatgaacgcacacacacacacactcagtcttgtataactaaccttgtggggatacaatttattcccattcaaaatcctattttcttaacccctaaccctagttcctaaccataaccctaattctaaacctAAACCCCTACAAATAGCATTTTACCTtttggggactaacaaaatgtccccagttggtccaatttttgtttgtttactattcttgtggggacttctggtccagaagtccccacaagtatagttaaacatgtcRacacacacacacaaatcagaaccattgacagccacatcatatttagcttctgt
The genomic region above belongs to Salvelinus sp. IW2-2015 linkage group LG4p, ASM291031v2, whole genome shotgun sequence and contains:
- the lyrm9 gene encoding LYR motif-containing protein 9 → MPPLPGAELVRTPVHLYRYLLRCCKQLPTRAMQQHYQHAIRQGYNSHTDEDDPERIQLIIQRAISDADWILDKYNKK